In Melitaea cinxia chromosome 11, ilMelCinx1.1, whole genome shotgun sequence, a genomic segment contains:
- the LOC123657647 gene encoding uncharacterized protein LOC123657647, with protein sequence MPNLSLPYTKWPHLKGLTLADPHFHTPQPVEMLLGADILSHILLNNTITGPPGTPIAMNSVFGYLLLGKLTFNTNISTPLQVCYSSFDNDNLQRFWELESVPEKRSYTPDEELCESFFRRTHNRDLTGRYVVALPFKVNAPPLGESRQIAVARFHKLEYRLERNPQLKIDYHACLQEYIDLNHMELVDDKPSVGASYYIPHHCVIKPSSQTTRTRVVFDAGCRTTSGYSLNDVLFSGPKLHLDIVGVLLKFRVYRVAFCSDIKQMFRNILLRESDRDFQRILWRRSPEEPLRDYRLRTVTFGVNCSPYLALRTIRQLACDEGERFKLAAAVLLNNVFVDDVITGADSEAQALLLQQELIAICATAGFELRKWHSNSQAVLAAVQPSEFHGERCESVLFSEMEGDKGVNVLGLQWNPRADSFSFKVHVTSRDYTKRAILSEIAKIYDPLGLLSPVTLFAKHLIQLMWLANIGWDEPPPIDILNSWTNFTKELPLLASISFPRYIFNTDDLDSIQIHGFADASQVGYAACVYIRHVGKSGDCETHLIMAKTRVAPLRVCLTIPRLELMAALLLSKLIEKVNNVYGDKIRSGHIVAWSDSSVVLAWLRSSPHEWKTFVSNRVSEISTRVPANCWRHVPSADNPADAASRGLLPAALVKSDLWYHGPAWLQQSSDSWPIQKTIVNTSEEKRNNKEHLDSDIGFCRVAISCASAYIAAYGASARAPCVCNRVWDSSLNLDYVQLVPLKRRL encoded by the exons ATGCCTAATTTGTCTTTGCCTTATACTAAGTGGCCTCACTTAAAGGGACTTACCTTGGCTGATCCTCATTTTCATACACCCCAACCGGTTGAAATGTTATTAGGAGCGGATATACTATcccacattttattaaataacactaTTACGGGTCCACCGGGTACACCTATCGCTATGAATAGTGTGTTCGGTTATTTACTGTTAGGGAAACTTACTTTCAATACAAACATTTCGACTCCACTCCAAGTTTGTTATAGCTCGTTTGACAACGACAACTTACAAAGATTTTGGGAGCTGGAGTCAGTACCAGAAAAGCGGAGTTACACTCCCGATGAGGAATTATGCGAATCCTTTTTTCGAAGAACGCATAATCGAGACCTCACAGGGCGATACGTGGTCGCTCTGCCCTTCAAGGTCAACGCCCCGCCCCTCGGCGAATCTAGACAAATCGCAGTAGCACGTTTTCATAAATTGGAATATAGGTTAGAACGTAATCCCCAGCTGAAGATTGACTATCACGCTTGCCTTCAGGAGTACATTGACCTCAATCATATGGAGCTCGTTGATGATAAGCCTTCAGTTGGTGCGAGTTACTATATCCCACACCATTGTGTGATTAAGCCTTCAAGCCAGACAACACGCACCCGAGTTGTTTTTGATGCCGGCTGTCGTACGACCAGTGGGTACTCATTAAATGATGTGCTGTTCTCGGGACCTAAACTTCACCTAGATATCGTAGGcgttcttttaaaatttcgtgTTTATCGTGTTGCTTTCTGTTCAGATATAAAACAGATGTTTCGTAATATATTGTTACGTGAAAGTGATAGAGATTTTCAGCGTATTCTCTGGCGTCGATCACCAGAGGAACCTTTACGTGACTATAGACTTCGTACAGTCACCTTCGGCGTCAATTGTTCTCCCTATCTCGCACTTCGTACCATCCGACAACTAGCTTGCGATGAAGGCGAGCGTTTCAAACTGGCTGCAGCTGTTTTACTAAATAATGTCTTTGTTGATGACGTCATTACGGGCGCCGACAGCGAAGCCCAGGCTCTTCTACTTCAGCAGGAGCTGATTGCTATTTGCGCAACGGCTGGGTTCGAGCTACGCAAATGGCATAGCAACTCGCAAGCGGTTCTCGCCGCAGTCCAGCCCTCAGAGTTTCATGGTGAGCGGTGTGAGAGTGTTCTTTTTTCAGAGATGGAGGGTGATAAAGGTGTGAATGTCCTCGGATTGCAGTGGAACCCCCGAGCAGACTCATTTAGCTTCAAGGTTCATGTTACTTCGCGCGATTACACTAAGCGTGCTATATTATCTGAAATAGCAAAAATATACGACCCTCTCGGGTTATTGTCGCCGGTAACATTATTTGCTAAGCATTTAATTCAGTTGATGTGGTTAGCGAACATTGGTTGGGACGAGCCCCCGCctattgatatattaaattcatGGACAAATTTTACTAAAGAGCTACCGCTTTTAGCATCGATTTCTTTTCcccgttatatttttaatactgacGACTTAGACTCTATTCAAATACATGGTTTTGCTGACGCGTCTCAAGTCGGTTACGCCGCATGTGTTTATATACGTCATGTAGGCAAGAGCGGTGATTGTGAGACACATTTAATAATGGCAAAAACTCGTGTCGCACCGTTGCGTGTATGTCTTACTATCCCTCGCCTTGAACTGATGGCTGCGCTTTTGCtatcaaaattaattgaaaaggtAAACAACGTATACGGAGACAAGATCCGTTCCGGACACATTGTAGCTTGGTCCGACTCTTCGGTCGTATTGGCATGGCTTCGTTCTTCTCCGCATGAATGGAAGACTTTTGTTTCTAACCGCGTCAGTGAGATCTCGACCCGCGTACCCGCCAACTGCTGGCGTCACGTCCCGTCTGCTGACAATCCCGCAGACGCGGCCTCTCGCGGCCTATTGCCGGCAGCATTAGTTAAGAGTGACTTGTGGTACCATGGTCCCGCATGGCTCCAACAAAGTTCCGACTCTTGGCCTATACAAAAAACGATCGTAAATACAAGCGAAGAAAAGCGCAACAATAAAGAACATCTTGATAG CGATATTGGATTTTGTCGAGTCGCGATATCGTGCGCCAGCGCATACATCGCTGCGTACGGTGCTTCCGCGCGCGCCCCGTGCGTATGCAACCGCGTATGGGACAGCTCCCTGAATCTAGACTACGTCCAACTCGTGCCTTTAAAAAGACGTCTGTAG